The following are encoded in a window of Jeotgalibacillus aurantiacus genomic DNA:
- a CDS encoding WecB/TagA/CpsF family glycosyltransferase — protein MKENFLGVDVSPENYDELIKALFNRLEQKQKSFIVAINPEKVMKAQDDQNLKALLNRADFQIPDGIGIILASKLKGGNVRSRVTGIDMMMRICEEAAQTGKKVFLFGAKPGVAEEAKKGLEERYPGIQVSGTLNGYEKDPAVIEAAINEAKPDILFVAMGSPAQEYFIIENMQKLYPHIFQGVGGSFDVLSGRIKRAPEGFQRLGLEWFYRLLKEPKRIKRQMILPKFLLKVLKK, from the coding sequence ATGAAGGAAAACTTTCTGGGTGTCGACGTCAGCCCTGAGAACTATGATGAGCTGATTAAAGCCCTTTTTAATAGACTTGAGCAGAAACAGAAATCATTTATTGTCGCCATCAATCCTGAAAAGGTAATGAAGGCGCAGGATGATCAAAATTTAAAAGCTCTTTTAAATCGTGCGGATTTTCAAATTCCTGATGGGATCGGCATTATTCTGGCATCGAAGCTGAAAGGCGGAAATGTCAGAAGCCGGGTCACGGGTATTGATATGATGATGCGAATTTGTGAAGAGGCAGCACAGACAGGGAAAAAGGTCTTTTTATTCGGTGCCAAACCTGGTGTAGCGGAAGAGGCTAAAAAAGGTCTTGAGGAGCGCTATCCAGGTATACAGGTCTCAGGAACGCTGAACGGTTATGAAAAAGATCCGGCTGTGATCGAAGCAGCGATCAATGAAGCAAAGCCGGACATCCTGTTTGTAGCGATGGGAAGCCCGGCACAGGAATACTTCATCATTGAAAATATGCAAAAGCTGTATCCGCATATTTTTCAGGGAGTTGGCGGTTCATTTGATGTGCTGTCGGGCCGGATTAAGCGTGCGCCAGAGGGGTTTCAGCGTCTCGGACTTGAATGGTTTTACCGTTTGCTGAAAGAACCGAAGCGGATTAAGAGACAAATGATTCTTCCGAAATTTCTGCTGAAAGTGCTGAAGAAATAG
- a CDS encoding UDP-glucose dehydrogenase family protein yields MNIGIAGTGYVGLVTGVCLSEAGHHVTCLDVSPEKIALMKSGKSPIYEPGLEEMMQRNQAAGRLTFTTEKTEAYRGKDILFIAVGTPEGENGHADLSFVKKVAEEIGDTIQDDAIVVTKSTVPVGTNDQVEAIIRERAASNIQVHAVSNPEFLREGNAIHDSFHGDRIVIGGHHQPAVDKVAECFSSFGIPIVKTDTKSAELIKYASNAFLATKISFINEIANICELTGANVEEVAEGMGLDKRIGSQFLKAGIGFGGSCFPKDTKALTTMSAEAGYEFRMLNAVLEVNELQHNKLLEKADAENAIEKGVKAAVLGLAFKPNTDDTRESPAIRLIEELQNRGADIIAYDPIATEKMKEVFPDLTYTDSLETALQDAETAFIITDWAQIKETDPSYFKEKMKRPVIFDGRNCFTVSDMKKHGIDYHSIGRG; encoded by the coding sequence ATGAATATTGGAATTGCAGGTACCGGGTACGTCGGACTTGTAACAGGAGTGTGCCTGTCTGAAGCAGGCCATCACGTTACATGTCTGGATGTTTCACCCGAGAAAATTGCTTTGATGAAAAGCGGGAAATCACCTATTTACGAACCTGGGCTTGAGGAAATGATGCAGCGCAATCAGGCTGCAGGACGGCTCACATTTACAACTGAAAAAACGGAAGCTTACCGTGGAAAAGATATTCTATTCATTGCAGTTGGAACGCCTGAAGGAGAAAATGGTCACGCTGATCTTTCTTTTGTGAAAAAAGTGGCGGAAGAAATTGGTGACACGATTCAGGATGATGCGATCGTTGTAACAAAAAGTACGGTTCCAGTCGGCACAAATGATCAGGTTGAGGCGATCATCCGGGAACGGGCAGCGTCAAACATTCAGGTGCACGCCGTCTCGAACCCGGAGTTTTTACGCGAAGGAAACGCGATTCATGATTCCTTCCACGGAGACCGGATTGTGATCGGCGGACACCACCAGCCGGCTGTAGACAAGGTAGCAGAATGCTTCAGCTCTTTTGGGATTCCGATTGTGAAGACTGACACAAAGAGCGCTGAGCTGATTAAGTACGCATCTAACGCCTTTCTCGCGACAAAAATCAGCTTTATTAATGAAATTGCCAACATTTGCGAGCTCACAGGTGCGAATGTTGAGGAAGTGGCTGAAGGGATGGGTCTTGATAAGCGGATCGGCAGTCAGTTCCTAAAGGCAGGGATCGGCTTTGGCGGATCGTGTTTCCCGAAGGATACGAAAGCCCTGACCACAATGTCTGCAGAAGCGGGCTATGAGTTCCGTATGCTGAATGCGGTGCTTGAGGTCAATGAACTTCAGCATAACAAGCTGCTTGAAAAGGCGGATGCTGAGAACGCAATTGAAAAAGGTGTGAAGGCTGCAGTGCTTGGCCTTGCTTTCAAGCCGAACACAGATGATACGCGTGAATCACCCGCGATCCGTCTTATCGAAGAGCTCCAGAACCGGGGAGCGGATATTATCGCGTATGATCCGATTGCGACAGAGAAAATGAAAGAGGTTTTTCCGGATCTGACTTATACAGATTCACTCGAAACAGCTCTTCAGGATGCTGAAACCGCGTTTATTATTACGGATTGGGCGCAAATTAAAGAAACCGATCCTTCCTATTTTAAAGAAAAAATGAAGCGTCCGGTTATTTTTGATGGACGTAATTGTTTTACGGTTAGTGACATGAAAAAGCATGGCATTGATTACCATTCAATTGGACGTGGATAA
- the murJ gene encoding murein biosynthesis integral membrane protein MurJ yields the protein MSKFRAASILFLLSTLVLKFSSMLRDMTIAGLFGASSQADIYFAAMTVPNAIVLFMLTGMKDAFLPSYYEFERRGKGFSHLTNVVKGTFWISVAISAIGIAASPFLVRLLYPEFSNYEDGFQIAAWTAIIYFIAIIFVGMNAVYEGFFDSQKKFSFSTFSQTVVVLVMIGFTFLFYQQLSIYAVPIGYLIGTMISFLIKMIYLKPSKMMAWTQKMDKQEIKSFYLIFLPVGLTIAIGQINLMVDTIFSARFAEGVVTNLTLAFRLVNIPQAIFGVTIATLVFPLIASAYSEKKMGLFKQGIEKGLMFMFMFLVPTVIGMILVMDQVVQLFYQRGEFTAADTSETSLYAIFYVGSVLFYSIQAVIAKGFYTMSKGYLMMRIGLVSIVLNILLNWWFSSLFGPVGLAFSSSVVGMLYCLMTFTTLYKITEGFNIKSIGWNYLKVMTAAGMMAAVLYGLQQTAIVSWSVIPYLIVIGVAGIVIYAAALWLLKSEPFKELIRTRGRRTG from the coding sequence ATGTCAAAATTCAGAGCAGCGAGTATTTTGTTTTTACTTTCTACACTTGTATTGAAATTTTCGAGCATGCTTCGCGACATGACGATCGCGGGGCTGTTCGGTGCGTCAAGCCAGGCGGATATTTATTTTGCGGCGATGACGGTGCCCAATGCGATTGTGCTGTTTATGCTGACAGGAATGAAGGATGCCTTTTTGCCGAGCTACTATGAATTTGAGCGTCGGGGAAAAGGCTTTTCCCATTTAACGAATGTGGTAAAGGGAACATTTTGGATCTCTGTTGCGATATCAGCGATTGGCATTGCAGCTTCACCGTTTCTCGTAAGACTGTTATATCCGGAGTTTAGCAACTATGAAGACGGGTTCCAGATTGCCGCGTGGACGGCGATTATTTATTTCATTGCCATTATCTTTGTGGGAATGAATGCGGTGTATGAAGGCTTTTTTGATTCGCAGAAAAAGTTTTCATTTTCAACGTTTTCACAGACCGTTGTTGTCCTCGTGATGATTGGTTTTACGTTTTTATTTTATCAGCAGCTGAGTATTTATGCGGTGCCAATCGGTTATCTGATCGGGACGATGATTTCGTTTTTGATTAAAATGATCTATTTAAAACCGAGTAAAATGATGGCCTGGACACAGAAAATGGACAAACAGGAAATCAAAAGCTTTTATCTGATTTTCCTGCCCGTTGGACTGACGATTGCAATCGGCCAGATTAACCTTATGGTGGATACGATTTTCTCCGCGCGTTTTGCGGAAGGGGTTGTAACGAATCTGACGCTGGCTTTCCGCCTTGTGAATATTCCTCAGGCGATCTTTGGTGTCACCATTGCAACGCTCGTTTTTCCACTGATTGCTTCTGCCTATAGTGAGAAAAAGATGGGGCTGTTTAAGCAGGGGATTGAAAAAGGTCTGATGTTTATGTTCATGTTTCTTGTGCCAACCGTGATCGGGATGATTCTGGTGATGGATCAGGTTGTGCAGCTGTTTTATCAGCGTGGGGAATTTACGGCGGCTGATACGTCAGAAACAAGCCTATATGCGATTTTTTACGTTGGATCGGTGCTGTTTTACAGTATTCAGGCCGTAATTGCCAAAGGTTTTTACACGATGTCAAAAGGATACCTCATGATGAGAATAGGACTTGTTTCCATCGTGCTGAATATCTTATTAAATTGGTGGTTCTCAAGCCTTTTTGGTCCGGTTGGACTCGCTTTTTCATCATCTGTGGTCGGAATGTTGTACTGTCTGATGACATTTACGACGTTGTATAAAATCACAGAAGGCTTTAATATAAAGAGTATCGGATGGAATTATCTTAAAGTAATGACAGCAGCAGGAATGATGGCTGCCGTACTTTACGGACTCCAGCAGACAGCCATTGTCTCCTGGTCGGTCATTCCATACCTGATTGTCATTGGTGTTGCCGGCATTGTCATTTATGCTGCAGCATTGTGGCTGTTAAAGAGTGAACCATTTAAGGAATTAATCAGAACGAGGGGGAGACGAACAGGATGA
- a CDS encoding nucleotide sugar dehydrogenase, with the protein MFEKICVVGLGYIGLPTAVMFANHGIKVHGVDVNEKAVSMIQNKQLHIEENGLQEYLEKAVDAGTLTVSTTPEQADVFIIAVPSPINDDKTANLDYVRKATQSIVPFVKKGNLVILESTVPPRTVEDVMMPVLKETGLEFGTELLISHSPERVIPGRIFEELVQNDRIVGGISEESSQKTKELYETFVKGKIHLTDATTAELVKVIENTYRDVNIAFANELAKIAEKLDVNVWEAIDFANFHPRVNIHKPGPGVGGHCIAVDPWFLVELAPDLAKMIHLARETNDGMPAHTVGRVQEYFQRKQIQNGRVAVFGLAFKGNVDDVRESPSLEVLRQLEEAGLDYTAFDPHVKENKVPCQTQDFTEAVKHADLVLVLTDHNEFKELNPASFKDELRTAAVLDTKNCLNRSKWEEAGFEFGLLGDSKQS; encoded by the coding sequence ATGTTTGAAAAAATTTGTGTCGTTGGGCTTGGGTATATCGGGCTTCCAACAGCTGTGATGTTTGCAAACCATGGTATTAAAGTTCATGGAGTGGATGTGAACGAGAAAGCAGTCAGCATGATTCAGAATAAGCAGCTTCACATCGAAGAAAATGGTCTGCAGGAATACCTTGAAAAAGCGGTAGATGCAGGCACGTTAACCGTTTCAACAACACCGGAGCAAGCGGATGTGTTTATTATTGCCGTTCCGTCTCCGATTAATGATGATAAGACAGCGAACCTGGACTATGTCCGCAAAGCGACTCAGTCTATTGTGCCGTTTGTTAAAAAAGGCAACCTTGTGATCCTTGAGTCAACTGTTCCTCCACGTACAGTTGAAGATGTGATGATGCCGGTTCTGAAGGAAACAGGTCTTGAGTTTGGAACAGAGCTTCTGATTTCTCATTCTCCGGAGCGCGTGATCCCGGGCAGAATTTTTGAAGAGCTTGTTCAAAATGACCGGATCGTCGGCGGAATCAGTGAAGAATCGTCACAAAAAACGAAAGAGCTGTATGAAACGTTCGTTAAAGGAAAAATCCATTTAACAGATGCAACAACAGCTGAGCTTGTTAAAGTGATTGAAAACACGTACCGTGATGTGAATATTGCATTTGCCAACGAGCTTGCAAAGATCGCTGAAAAGCTCGATGTTAATGTATGGGAAGCGATTGATTTCGCAAACTTCCATCCGCGCGTGAACATTCATAAGCCGGGTCCTGGCGTTGGTGGTCACTGTATCGCTGTGGATCCATGGTTCCTTGTTGAATTGGCACCGGACCTTGCAAAAATGATTCACCTGGCGCGTGAAACAAACGACGGCATGCCTGCTCATACGGTAGGCCGCGTGCAGGAATATTTCCAGCGCAAGCAGATCCAGAATGGCCGCGTAGCCGTATTTGGTCTTGCTTTTAAAGGAAATGTGGATGACGTGCGTGAAAGCCCGTCATTGGAAGTATTGCGCCAACTTGAAGAAGCGGGACTTGATTACACAGCATTTGACCCGCATGTGAAAGAAAATAAGGTTCCCTGCCAGACGCAGGATTTCACAGAAGCTGTTAAGCATGCTGATCTTGTGCTTGTACTGACGGACCATAATGAATTTAAAGAACTGAACCCAGCATCCTTTAAGGATGAACTCCGCACGGCCGCTGTACTGGACACGAAAAACTGTCTGAACCGCAGCAAGTGGGAAGAAGCAGGCTTTGAGTTTGGATTACTTGGAGATTCCAAACAATCCTGA
- the galU gene encoding UTP--glucose-1-phosphate uridylyltransferase GalU — protein sequence MSKIRKVIIPAAGLGTRMLPATKAQPKEMLPLVDKPTIQYIVEEAVASGVEDIIIISGRGKRAIEDHFDKSYELEETLAKKEKKEILAQVQAISNLANIHYIRQKEPKGLGHAISCARSFIGDEPFAVILGDDIVESETPCLKQLIDVYERYDGSSIVGVQEVAKEDVSKYGIVAPDHLLEDRVYSIKTLVEKPSIEDAPSTLAIQGRYILQPEIFEILETLEPGAGDEIQLTDALRKLSEDQRLLAYFFDGDRYDVGDKLGFIKATLELGLKREDLKEDLELYIKELMARQKG from the coding sequence GTGAGTAAAATTAGAAAAGTAATTATACCTGCTGCAGGTCTGGGTACTCGTATGCTGCCGGCGACGAAAGCTCAGCCGAAGGAGATGCTTCCGCTTGTTGATAAGCCGACGATTCAGTACATAGTAGAAGAGGCGGTTGCTTCGGGCGTTGAGGACATAATTATTATTAGTGGCAGGGGGAAGCGTGCGATTGAGGATCATTTTGATAAGTCGTACGAACTGGAAGAAACCCTGGCTAAGAAAGAGAAGAAAGAGATTTTAGCGCAGGTTCAGGCAATTTCGAATCTGGCGAATATACATTATATACGTCAAAAGGAGCCAAAGGGACTTGGGCATGCGATTTCGTGTGCGCGCAGTTTTATTGGGGATGAGCCGTTTGCGGTGATTTTAGGTGATGACATTGTGGAATCTGAGACACCGTGTTTAAAGCAGCTGATTGATGTGTATGAACGTTATGACGGTTCTTCTATTGTAGGCGTGCAGGAAGTGGCGAAAGAAGATGTCTCGAAGTACGGGATTGTCGCCCCGGATCATCTGCTTGAAGACCGCGTTTACAGTATTAAGACGCTTGTTGAAAAGCCGTCTATCGAGGATGCGCCATCTACATTGGCGATTCAGGGGCGTTATATTCTGCAGCCGGAGATTTTTGAGATTCTCGAAACGCTTGAACCGGGTGCAGGAGATGAGATTCAGCTGACGGATGCGTTAAGAAAGCTGTCAGAGGATCAGCGTCTGCTGGCTTATTTTTTTGATGGGGACCGTTACGATGTAGGGGATAAGTTAGGATTTATTAAGGCGACGCTTGAACTTGGCTTGAAACGGGAAGACCTTAAAGAAGATTTAGAGTTATATATTAAGGAGCTAATGGCACGTCAGAAAGGATAA